Below is a genomic region from Catenuloplanes atrovinosus.
AGCCCGTCCGCGCCGTCGTCGTCGGCCGGGTCGAACGGCGGCGACAACGCGAACCTGCGGTCGATCCGGATGGCCGGCTCCTCCGACCGGTACGTGCGGGTCAGCGGCGGCAACGTGGTGGTGGAGCGGCTGACCTCCGGCAGCGCGGCGTCGAACCGGCAGCAGGCCACGTTCGAGGTGGTCCCGGGCCTGGCCGACGCGGGTTGCGTGTCGCTGCGCACGTCCGACGGCCGGTACCTGCGGCACTACGACTACCGGTTGCGGCCGTCCGCGGACGACGGTTCCGCGCTGTTCAAGGCGGACGCCACGTTCTGCATGCAGCAGGCCGCCGGCGCGGTGATGCTGCGCTCGCACAACTACCCGGACCACTTCGTCCGGCTGCGTGACTCCGCGCTCTACATCTCGCAGATCGACCGCCAGTCCGCGGCCACCATGCTGTGGGTGCTGGCCGACCCGATCGGCTGACCGCCCCCGTGGGGCGCCCGGCCTCGTGCCGCGGCGCCCTCGGGGGTCAGGAGTGCAGGCGCGCGCGGTAGGCGCGGGTCTTGGCGCGGTTGCCGCAGACGTTCATCGAGCACCACCGGCCCGCGCCGCTCTTGGACGTGTCGTGGAACGCCCAGCGGCAGTCCGGTGCCGCGCACAGCTTCATCCGCGCCCACGCGCCGGTGACGACCGCCCGTGCGACGGCCTCGACGATCCGGTCGAGCGCGGTGTCCCCGGCCGCGCGCAGCCGCAGCCCGCCCTCCGCCGCCGTCAGGTGCAGCGGAAACTCGATCAAGCCCGGGTCGCCGCCGCGCAGGCTGTCGCGCAGTGCGCCGCGCAGGCGCAGCGCCGCGTCCAGGCGGGCGCCCGGGGGCAGCCCTTGATCCGCCAGCCAGGCGTCCAGCGCGGTCTGTGAGGTGAGCCGTTCGCCGCCGGCGTGCGCGGTGCCGTGCCGCCGGAACGTGCGCTCGTCCACGGTGTTGAGAAACGACTCCACCAGCGCGAGATCATCCACGACACCAGATTAGCCCATCACTGGTGTTGCAATCTCCGACACCACTGTTATGTTTTTCTGGTGTTGGAGCCCTTCGCGCTGCACGTCAGCGACCACGACCTGGCCGACCTCCGCCGCCGCCTCCGGGAGACCCGCCCGCCCGCGCCCATCCCGCACCCCGGCTGGATCGCCGGCGCGGACGCCGCCACCGTCGCCCGGCTGGTCCGCCACTGGGCCGGTGACTTCGACTGGCGCGCGCGGGAGGCCGAGATCAACGCATTGCCGCAGTTCACCGCCGACGTCGGCGGCACCCGCGTGCACCTGGTGCGGCTGCGCGGCGAGGGCCCGGAGCCGCTGCCGATCGTGCTCACGCACGGCTGGCCGAGCACCTTCCTGGAGCTGACCGCGCTCGGCGACCGGCTGGCCCGCCCGGGCCGGTACGGCGGGGACCCGGCCGACGCGTTCGACGTGGTGATCCCGTCGCTGCCCGGGTTCGCGTTCTCCGCGCCGTCCCGCGTCCCCACGCACGAGCTGTGGCACACGCTGATGCACGACGTGCTCGGCTACCGGCGGTACGGCGCGCACGGCGGTGACCTCGGCGCGGGCGTGAGCAGCAGGCTGGCGGCGTACCACCCGGAGGCCGTGGTCGGTCTGCACCTGCTGGCCGCGATGGCGCCGCCGGACGGGCCCGTCACCGACGAGGAGCGCGCGCACGTCGCGCGGACCGAACGCTGGGACGCGGAGGAGGGCGGCTACCAGCACCTCCAGCGCACCCGGCCGCTGACGCCGGCGCACGCGCTGAGCGACTCCCCGGCCGGGCTGCTGGCCTGGATCGCGGAGAAGTACCGGGCGTGGAGCGACGCGCCGGACGCGTTCTCCGACGACGAACTGCTCACCCAGGTCTCGCTCTACTGGTTCACCAACACGATCGCCACGTCGTTCCTGCCGTACTACGACCACCGGCCGTTCTGGCGGCGGATCGAGGTGCCGACCGGGATCGCGGTGTTCCCGCACGACCTGGCCCGGCCGCCGCGTAGCTGGGTGGAGCGCACCTATCGGCTGAGCCGGTACACCGCGATGCCGCGCGGCGGGCACTTCGCGGCGCACGAGGAGCCGGCGCTGCTGGCCGCCGACCTCACCGCCTTCTTCCGCCAGCGTCGTACAGATTACAGAAGTTGAAATCTGTAACCGGCGCGCGTACGGTCGTCGGCATGGAGATGAGACGACTGGGCTCCGGTGGGCCCCTCGTGTCCGCGATCGGCCTCGGCTGCGAGCGGATGTCCGCCGGTGAGCCCGCCCCGGGTGGCGTGGCCACGATCCGCGCGGCGATCGACGCCGGCGTCACGCTGCTCGACACCGCGGACTTCTACGGCGCGGGCCACAACGAGGAGCTGATCCGGCGCGCGCTGCGGGACGGCGACCGCGACCGCGTGGTGATCAGCGACAAGTTCGGCGCCCAGCGCGACCC
It encodes:
- a CDS encoding CGNR zinc finger domain-containing protein; amino-acid sequence: MDDLALVESFLNTVDERTFRRHGTAHAGGERLTSQTALDAWLADQGLPPGARLDAALRLRGALRDSLRGGDPGLIEFPLHLTAAEGGLRLRAAGDTALDRIVEAVARAVVTGAWARMKLCAAPDCRWAFHDTSKSGAGRWCSMNVCGNRAKTRAYRARLHS
- a CDS encoding epoxide hydrolase family protein produces the protein MLEPFALHVSDHDLADLRRRLRETRPPAPIPHPGWIAGADAATVARLVRHWAGDFDWRAREAEINALPQFTADVGGTRVHLVRLRGEGPEPLPIVLTHGWPSTFLELTALGDRLARPGRYGGDPADAFDVVIPSLPGFAFSAPSRVPTHELWHTLMHDVLGYRRYGAHGGDLGAGVSSRLAAYHPEAVVGLHLLAAMAPPDGPVTDEERAHVARTERWDAEEGGYQHLQRTRPLTPAHALSDSPAGLLAWIAEKYRAWSDAPDAFSDDELLTQVSLYWFTNTIATSFLPYYDHRPFWRRIEVPTGIAVFPHDLARPPRSWVERTYRLSRYTAMPRGGHFAAHEEPALLAADLTAFFRQRRTDYRS